The genomic region GACCAAATCCTTTGGCGTTCCAACATCAATATGCTCGCCATTTATTCGCTTATACAATAGACGACGACCTTCAGCTATCAAAATCTTCATTGAGTCCGCCAGTTGATATTCATTATTGAGCCCGATCTTCGTCTCCCGTATTGCAGCGAAGATCGCTGGGGTGAAGACATACACACCGATGCACCCGAGATTGCTTGGGGCCGCTTCCCGTGATGGCTTCTCGATAATGTCAATGATCTCGTTACCTCGTGGCTTGATCATACCATGCCGCGTGGGGTCTTCTACTTCCGTCACCCCGACGCTCACATCAGGGTTCTCGGACTGGTGAAACTCGATGAGATCCTTCAAGAAACTCTTCGGGTAGAAGAAGTCATCCCCAAGCACAAGCGCAAAAGGCTCATCACCAATAACGCGCTCGCCCGCCTGGATCGCTTTTGCCCAGCCATTCTGGGTATCCTGAACAACATACGTAAGATGAACACCCAACCGCTCGCCAGACCCGAGATAATCAAGGATCGCATGTTTCTTCCAGCCCACCACGACCGTAATGTCCGTTATGCCTGCGATCTTAAAAGCATCGATCACATGCTCGATTATCGCTTTATCGCCGACCATCAATAATTCTTTTGGAATCGCTAACGTTATCGGCTCCAACCGCGTTCCTTTTCCTGCCGCCGGTATCAATCCTTTCATCACTACCAGCACACCCCCTCATACCGCTTCGCCGTCGTTCGGGCTTCTGCTAAACGCCGGCCATCAATAACGATTTTGCCGGTATAGTCCAGTGCTTGAAACTGCTCCCAGTTGGTAAGAATAAGAACGGCATCGGCTAATAAAGCCTCCTCCGCTGTACCGCAATAAACGATATCTGGGAACAGTTGCTTGAAGTTCTCCATCGCCTCGGGATCATACGCCTTCACCACGGCACCCTCCTTAATAAGGCGCTGCACGACCGGTATCGCCCTGCTCTCCCGGACATCGTCCGTGCCGGGTTTGAAGGCCAGCCCAAGGATACCGATCGTACGACCGTTTAAGTCTGGTATGTGCCGTTTCAACAGCTCGATTAACCGCTCTGGTTGACGCTCGTTAACCGCCACAACCTGCTCTAACAACGTCGGTACCTCGCCCAGCTCCTGCGCCCACACTATCAGCGCATGAAGATCTTTGGGGAAACAGGAACCACCCCAGCCGATCCCTGAATCAAGAAAAGCTCTGCCTATTCGGTTATCATAACCCATGCCCTCTGCCACCTCGTACGTATCCACACCGATGCGTTTGCACAGATTGCCGAGCTCGTTGATGAACGAGACCTTCGCCGCCAAGAACGCATTGCTCGCATACTTGATCATCTCCGCCGCGGACAGCGAGGTTTCTACAAGAGGACAAGAAAAAGGCTCGTAAAGTTCGCGCAACACGTCCCTGCTCCGCTCATCGGAAACCCCGATCACGATCCTGTCTGGATTTAAGAAATCGTTTACCGCTACGCCCTCTCGTAAAAACTCAGGGTTCACCGCCACACCAAAATCTATGCCCGCTCGCTTGTCTGAATGCTGCTCCAATAAGGGCAAAACAACGTCCCGTGTCGTTCCAGGTAGCACCGTGCTCTTCACAACTACGAGGTGCCACCCCGCCGTCTCCTTCAGACCTCTGCCGAGCTCTTCCACTGCTGTTCGCACATACGAGAGATCGATGCTCCCGTCATCATTTGATGGCGTGCCCACACAGATGAACGTTACCTTGCTATTAGTAAGCGCATAATCGTAATCGGTCGTAGCCGTGATACTATCGCGATGGGTGAAGAGAAGCTCATCTAATCCCGCTTCGTAGAGCGGAGACCGTCCGCTTTTGATCGTATCCACCTTCCGCTCATCGAGATCCACACAGATGACGTGGTGCCCGAGCTTCGCAAAGCAGCCCCCGGTCACCAGGCCGACGTAACCTGCCCCGATGATTGAGAGGTTCATTACTACTACATAATTGTGGGAGACTTAAGGTAAAGGTATATCACGGACCGTCCAGAAGACTCCTATAACTCTTGGACGCCGTCTTTCACCCGGCACGGCAATTTCCCCGCTTGTGCCATATCTTATTCACGATAAGCCCTCCTGGTGAAGCTATTTATAGGGAGGACTCAGACCTATAATGGAAGTGGTAGCAGGATAGAGAGACAAATGAAGCCAGTACTTGGAGACCTGAGAAAGGTAGAAAAGATATCGGTCCTCTGCGGAATCGCCGTGGCGCTCATCTTCTGTTTGTCGTTGTACATTCGGGTCGCATTGCCCTATGACAGTGTTCTTGGAGGCGCATTCGTGCGCTTCGGCGGGAACGACCCCTGGTACAATATGCGACTCGTTGACTCCACACTGCATAACTTCCCACACCGAATTTACTATGAAGCTTACACGTTTTTCCCCCATGGGACACGAATTGGGTATGCGCCATTATTCGATTATCTGCTCTCTGTTGCCATCTGGATACTGGGCCGTGGCGACCCCATTACTACTCTGGGGCAACACGGCATAGAAGTAATCGGCGCCTGGTATCCCGCAGTTCTGGGTGCGTTTACCGTCATCCCCGTCTATTTCATCGGTAAGGAGGTATGGAACCGGAATGCAGGTCTGCTTGCCGCTGCGCTCATCGCTATCCTGCCGGGACAGTTCTTATCACGGTCCATATTGGGCTTCACCGACCATCACGCTGCGGAAACGCTCTTTGGCACAACCGCAATGCTCTTTTTCATGCTCGCACTAAAGGCCGCGCAGACAAAAGGGATTACGTTTGAGACACTAAAAGAAAAGAACTGGTCTGCTCTAAAACAACCGCTAATATATTCCGTTTTTACTGGCATCTTCCTCGGTACCTTTTACCTCTCCTGGACTGGTGCACCGCTCATTATATTCATATTACTTATCTACG from Methanomicrobia archaeon harbors:
- a CDS encoding NTP transferase domain-containing protein, encoding MKGLIPAAGKGTRLEPITLAIPKELLMVGDKAIIEHVIDAFKIAGITDITVVVGWKKHAILDYLGSGERLGVHLTYVVQDTQNGWAKAIQAGERVIGDEPFALVLGDDFFYPKSFLKDLIEFHQSENPDVSVGVTEVEDPTRHGMIKPRGNEIIDIIEKPSREAAPSNLGCIGVYVFTPAIFAAIRETKIGLNNEYQLADSMKILIAEGRRLLYKRINGEHIDVGTPKDLVRSNLRYIELQNANI
- a CDS encoding UDP-glucose/GDP-mannose dehydrogenase family protein; the protein is MNLSIIGAGYVGLVTGGCFAKLGHHVICVDLDERKVDTIKSGRSPLYEAGLDELLFTHRDSITATTDYDYALTNSKVTFICVGTPSNDDGSIDLSYVRTAVEELGRGLKETAGWHLVVVKSTVLPGTTRDVVLPLLEQHSDKRAGIDFGVAVNPEFLREGVAVNDFLNPDRIVIGVSDERSRDVLRELYEPFSCPLVETSLSAAEMIKYASNAFLAAKVSFINELGNLCKRIGVDTYEVAEGMGYDNRIGRAFLDSGIGWGGSCFPKDLHALIVWAQELGEVPTLLEQVVAVNERQPERLIELLKRHIPDLNGRTIGILGLAFKPGTDDVRESRAIPVVQRLIKEGAVVKAYDPEAMENFKQLFPDIVYCGTAEEALLADAVLILTNWEQFQALDYTGKIVIDGRRLAEARTTAKRYEGVCW